A genomic segment from Psychrobacter arcticus 273-4 encodes:
- the narJ gene encoding nitrate reductase molybdenum cofactor assembly chaperone, with protein MKTSQPYSSQSYSTNPSNDADVLPVIGDSELKLLKVLSLLIDYPSNELFEGDAFAQCKQIVAKSTLISPQVRSQIIRLIDDLIEMGSLEAQSRYDGLFERGRSLSLWLFEHVHGESRDRGQAMVDLMGQYEEAGFEIGVKELPDFLPLYLEFLAYQATVIEDDIQIRMDIADVSHIIALLAARLGDRQSLYQGCFNALLQIAGKPLEMVDDFQEKISKETRDDTFEALDKEWEEEVVDFLGAQQEERCPSETSTHNLAAKAGVRPAKAKNAVDAPVHWVDFKQNPSVKQ; from the coding sequence ATGAAAACCTCTCAACCTTATAGTTCTCAGTCTTATAGTACCAATCCTAGCAACGATGCTGATGTGCTTCCCGTTATTGGCGACTCGGAATTAAAGTTATTAAAAGTATTGAGCTTACTCATCGATTATCCGAGTAATGAGCTCTTTGAAGGCGATGCTTTTGCTCAGTGTAAACAGATCGTTGCAAAATCAACCCTGATTAGCCCACAAGTACGCAGCCAAATAATCCGCTTAATTGACGACTTAATTGAGATGGGGTCTCTTGAGGCGCAATCTCGTTATGACGGTTTGTTTGAGCGCGGTCGTTCCTTGTCGCTATGGTTATTTGAGCATGTCCATGGCGAGTCGCGTGACCGCGGTCAAGCTATGGTTGATCTGATGGGTCAGTATGAAGAAGCTGGTTTTGAGATTGGGGTAAAAGAGCTACCAGATTTTCTACCTTTATATCTAGAATTCTTGGCATACCAAGCCACTGTTATTGAAGATGATATTCAAATTCGTATGGATATTGCCGATGTGAGTCATATTATTGCGTTGCTGGCCGCCAGACTCGGTGACCGACAAAGCTTATATCAAGGTTGTTTCAATGCGCTATTACAGATTGCAGGAAAACCCCTTGAGATGGTTGACGACTTTCAAGAAAAAATCAGTAAAGAGACGCGAGATGACACTTTTGAAGCGTTAGATAAAGAGTGGGAAGAAGAAGTGGTCGACTTTTTAGGGGCACAGCAAGAAGAGCGCTGTCCTTCAGAGACCAGTACCCATAATCTGGCTGCAAAAGCTGGTGTTAGACCTGCCAAGGCAAAAAATGCCGTCGATGCCCCTGTGCACTGGGTGGACTTTAAACAAAACCCTTCGGTCAAACAATAA
- the glp gene encoding molybdopterin molybdotransferase MoeA: MITTEQLRSAIQQRIAIYNQDDLPLKNRATQNCALLDSRNHILAEYIISPFAVPRQNISAMDGYAMAHGSTLSKGSIIEIVGESQAGSPYTDAVKKGQGIRIFTGAVVPDSCDTVIMQENTNFAYIKDSLDKTQPYEIILSKAADVDANIRKQGEEIQHNELVLQQGKRINPADISLLANLGIDKVKVFKPLTVGLVATGDELVALGGKLKSLAQIYNSNTPTMKSLLESLPIVINDYGIIPDDLNKTTKAVTKAMKECDVLISTAGVSVGDYDFLTTVIEDLGQINHYKVAMKPGKPFVFGELNKGIDKPVLFFGLPGNPLSTVVGALQFVIPALWQMSGVLASEQPMQLTVKATLMNDVKKSVGRTDFQRGVLSQDKDGSYQVECSSKQDSHRIKQLSHANCFIVLDQDSGNVTSGDIVNVQPFPWLHK; encoded by the coding sequence ATGATTACTACAGAGCAGTTGCGGTCTGCAATCCAGCAACGCATCGCTATTTATAATCAAGATGATTTGCCACTAAAAAACAGAGCGACGCAAAATTGCGCGCTATTAGACAGCCGTAACCACATACTGGCTGAATATATTATTTCACCCTTTGCCGTGCCGAGACAGAATATATCGGCGATGGATGGCTACGCTATGGCTCACGGTAGCACACTCTCAAAAGGCAGTATTATTGAGATTGTTGGCGAGTCGCAAGCAGGAAGTCCTTATACCGATGCTGTTAAAAAAGGCCAAGGTATCCGTATCTTTACCGGTGCTGTGGTGCCGGACAGTTGTGATACCGTTATTATGCAAGAAAACACCAATTTTGCTTATATAAAAGACAGCCTAGATAAAACGCAACCTTACGAGATTATTCTATCAAAGGCTGCAGACGTAGATGCTAATATCCGTAAGCAAGGCGAAGAGATACAACACAACGAGCTGGTCTTACAACAAGGCAAACGCATAAACCCTGCTGATATTAGCTTACTTGCCAATCTGGGTATTGATAAAGTAAAAGTATTTAAGCCGCTGACAGTAGGCCTTGTGGCGACAGGTGATGAATTGGTGGCACTTGGTGGTAAATTAAAAAGTTTGGCGCAAATATATAACTCTAATACACCCACTATGAAGAGCTTGTTAGAGTCGTTACCGATCGTTATTAATGACTATGGCATCATCCCTGACGACCTAAATAAGACCACCAAAGCCGTTACTAAAGCCATGAAAGAGTGCGATGTGCTGATTTCTACTGCTGGGGTCTCTGTCGGAGATTATGATTTTCTGACTACAGTGATTGAAGATTTAGGGCAAATTAACCATTATAAAGTGGCGATGAAACCCGGCAAGCCTTTCGTCTTTGGTGAATTAAATAAAGGTATCGACAAGCCGGTATTGTTTTTTGGCTTACCGGGCAATCCTTTGTCAACGGTAGTAGGGGCTTTGCAATTTGTGATTCCAGCATTATGGCAGATGTCAGGGGTTCTAGCGTCAGAGCAGCCCATGCAACTGACCGTAAAAGCCACGCTTATGAATGATGTGAAAAAATCAGTCGGTCGTACTGATTTTCAACGCGGCGTATTGTCACAGGACAAAGATGGTAGCTATCAAGTTGAGTGTTCCTCTAAACAAGACTCTCATAGAATAAAGCAGCTAAGCCATGCCAACTGCTTTATCGTTTTAGACCAAGATAGTGGCAACGTGACATCAGGTGATATCGTAAACGTTCAACCTTTTCCTTGGCTACATAAGTAG
- a CDS encoding nitrate reductase subunit alpha, translated as MSHLLDQFRFFKRKKGEFTDGHGETRDESRDWENVYRSRWQYDKVVRSTHGVNCTGSCSWKIYVKNGLVTWETQQTDYPETRPDLPNHEPRGCPRGASYSWYMYSANRVKYPKIRKPLLKLWREAKGEFPDPVDAWGSIVEDPIKAEQYKSKRGLGGFIRSTWAEVNEIIAASNVYTAKVYGPDRIVGFSPIPAMSMVSYAAGSRYLSLIGGASLSFYDWYCDLPPASPMTWGEQTDVPESADWYNSDYIIAWGSNVPQTRTPDAHFFTEVRYKGTKTVSITPDYAEISKLTDLWLNPKQGTDAAVAQAFCHVIIKEFYLKQPSEYFLDYAKRYTDMPILVMLEGAEGSRRPGRYLRASDLVDNLGQENNPEWKTIGLNNDGELVSPQGSIGYRWGEKGKWNIEQKNGTTGEAIDLTLTLKDSGETSIVAFDYFGHVKHPHFECVPGDALQQKTVPCKTVTLADGTTAIVATVFDLTVANLGVDNGVGGEHVTDDYNDASVPGTPAWQEVITGLSRERVIQVGREFAENAHKTKGKSMIIIGAGMNHWYHLDMNYRGVINMLMLCGCIGKSGGGWAHYVGQEKLRPQTGWLPLAFALDWHRPPRQMAGTSFFYSHSSQWRHETISAHEILSPNANKADFPEHMLDYNIQAERAGWLPSAPQLDRNPLIIAEQAKASGKEIEDYVVDSLEDGSMRFACEAPDNPVNFPRNMFIWRSNLLGSSGKGHEYMLKYFLGTKNGLLNEENPAGHLQPKEVDWVEKGPTGKLDLVVTLDFRMSSTCMYSDIVLPTATWYEKDDMNTSDMHPFIHPLTAATDPAWESKTDWEIYKGIAKSFSEISKGHLGVETDVVTYPMQHDTPGELAQPFGGTDWKTAGERPVPGKNCPMIKIVERDYPNTYAKFTSLGPALEQLGNGSKGLNWDVKTEVKQLGDLNYRVTEPGVSEGRPRISTAIHASETILMLAPETNGHVAVKGWQALSEFTGREHAHLAKSSEHEKIRFKDIVAQPRKIISSPTWSGIESDEVSYNAGYTNVHELIPWRTITGRQQFYQDHPWMQAFGEQMQQYRPPIDTKTTEIVKNAKPNGNKEIVLNFLTPHQKWGIHSTYSDNLLMLTLSRGGPCVWMSEVDAAKAGIVDNDWIELFNANGALTARAIVSQRVKEGMTMMYHAQEKLVNIPGSEQTGTRGGIHNSMTRTILKPTHMIGSYAQQSYGFNYYGTVGCNRDEFVVIRKMSKIDWLEDKPDDSLPRPLPTSIEG; from the coding sequence ATGAGTCATTTACTCGATCAGTTCCGTTTTTTTAAGCGCAAAAAAGGTGAGTTCACCGATGGACACGGCGAGACCCGTGATGAGTCGCGTGATTGGGAAAATGTTTATCGCAGTCGTTGGCAGTATGACAAAGTCGTGCGCTCAACACATGGCGTCAACTGTACGGGTTCGTGCTCATGGAAAATCTATGTTAAAAACGGACTGGTTACGTGGGAAACTCAGCAAACTGACTATCCAGAAACGCGCCCAGATCTACCCAACCACGAACCTCGCGGCTGTCCTCGTGGCGCAAGTTATAGCTGGTATATGTATTCTGCCAACCGGGTCAAATATCCTAAAATTCGTAAGCCTTTATTAAAATTATGGCGCGAAGCCAAGGGCGAGTTTCCAGACCCAGTCGATGCTTGGGGAAGTATCGTTGAAGATCCAATCAAAGCCGAACAATATAAATCTAAGCGTGGTCTTGGTGGCTTTATCCGCTCAACTTGGGCAGAAGTCAACGAGATTATTGCCGCGAGTAACGTCTACACTGCCAAAGTTTATGGCCCTGACCGTATCGTCGGTTTCTCTCCTATTCCTGCCATGTCAATGGTCAGCTATGCCGCAGGCAGTCGTTACCTGTCTTTGATTGGTGGCGCTTCTCTGTCTTTTTACGATTGGTACTGTGATTTGCCACCGGCGTCGCCAATGACTTGGGGCGAGCAAACGGATGTGCCTGAATCAGCCGACTGGTACAACTCTGATTATATTATCGCTTGGGGGTCGAACGTGCCGCAAACGCGCACACCCGATGCGCATTTCTTTACTGAAGTCCGTTACAAAGGCACCAAAACAGTTTCTATTACGCCCGATTATGCGGAGATATCTAAATTAACTGATTTGTGGCTGAACCCTAAACAAGGGACGGATGCAGCGGTCGCTCAAGCGTTTTGTCATGTCATTATTAAAGAGTTTTACCTAAAGCAGCCTAGCGAGTATTTTCTAGACTATGCCAAGCGCTATACCGATATGCCAATCTTGGTCATGTTAGAAGGCGCAGAAGGCTCGCGTCGTCCGGGTCGCTATCTTCGTGCTTCTGACTTGGTTGATAACTTAGGTCAAGAAAACAATCCAGAATGGAAAACCATCGGCTTAAATAATGATGGCGAGCTGGTTTCTCCACAAGGCTCTATCGGTTACCGTTGGGGCGAAAAGGGCAAGTGGAACATTGAGCAAAAGAATGGAACGACAGGCGAGGCCATTGACCTGACGCTAACCTTAAAAGACAGTGGTGAAACTAGTATAGTTGCATTCGACTACTTTGGTCATGTTAAACATCCACACTTTGAGTGCGTACCAGGCGACGCGTTACAGCAAAAGACCGTCCCTTGTAAAACCGTCACCCTTGCCGACGGCACCACCGCTATAGTAGCGACCGTATTTGACTTAACAGTCGCTAATCTTGGGGTTGATAATGGGGTTGGGGGCGAACACGTCACCGATGATTATAACGATGCTAGTGTCCCAGGGACGCCTGCGTGGCAGGAAGTAATCACGGGTCTCAGTCGCGAGCGCGTCATTCAAGTGGGCCGTGAGTTTGCAGAAAACGCGCATAAGACTAAAGGCAAATCGATGATTATCATCGGTGCGGGTATGAATCACTGGTATCACCTCGATATGAACTATCGCGGCGTTATCAACATGCTTATGCTGTGCGGTTGTATCGGCAAATCAGGTGGTGGCTGGGCGCATTATGTGGGTCAAGAAAAACTACGTCCACAGACCGGTTGGTTGCCATTGGCATTTGCGCTTGATTGGCATCGTCCACCGCGTCAAATGGCCGGTACCAGTTTCTTTTATAGCCATAGCTCACAGTGGCGTCATGAAACTATTTCTGCTCATGAGATTCTCTCTCCGAATGCCAATAAAGCAGACTTTCCTGAGCATATGCTTGACTACAATATTCAAGCAGAGCGAGCAGGTTGGTTACCTTCAGCACCGCAACTCGATCGCAATCCGCTAATCATTGCTGAGCAAGCAAAAGCGAGTGGCAAAGAGATAGAGGATTATGTGGTGGATTCTCTGGAAGATGGCAGTATGCGCTTTGCCTGTGAAGCACCGGACAACCCCGTTAACTTCCCTCGTAATATGTTTATCTGGCGCTCAAACTTGTTGGGTTCATCAGGTAAAGGGCATGAATACATGCTCAAGTATTTTTTGGGCACCAAAAACGGCCTGCTAAACGAAGAGAACCCTGCTGGTCATTTACAACCAAAAGAAGTCGATTGGGTAGAAAAAGGCCCGACTGGCAAGCTGGATTTGGTGGTTACTTTAGACTTCCGGATGTCTTCTACTTGTATGTATTCTGATATCGTCCTGCCGACTGCGACTTGGTATGAAAAAGATGACATGAATACCTCAGACATGCATCCTTTTATCCATCCTCTAACCGCCGCAACAGATCCTGCTTGGGAATCTAAAACGGATTGGGAAATCTATAAAGGTATCGCTAAAAGCTTTTCTGAAATCTCTAAAGGTCATTTAGGGGTTGAGACTGATGTCGTAACTTATCCGATGCAGCATGATACTCCGGGGGAGCTGGCTCAGCCATTTGGTGGCACAGACTGGAAAACCGCTGGCGAAAGACCGGTTCCGGGTAAGAACTGCCCAATGATTAAGATTGTTGAGCGCGATTATCCAAATACTTATGCCAAATTCACCTCGCTTGGACCTGCTTTGGAACAGTTAGGCAACGGTTCAAAAGGTCTGAATTGGGACGTCAAAACTGAAGTTAAGCAACTGGGTGATCTCAATTACCGCGTGACTGAACCTGGCGTTTCTGAAGGTCGTCCACGTATCAGTACGGCAATCCATGCATCCGAAACCATCTTAATGCTCGCTCCAGAAACCAATGGTCATGTCGCTGTTAAAGGCTGGCAAGCATTGTCTGAGTTTACCGGTCGTGAGCATGCGCATCTTGCCAAGTCTAGCGAACATGAAAAAATTCGCTTCAAAGACATCGTGGCGCAACCGCGCAAAATCATTTCAAGCCCGACGTGGTCGGGGATTGAATCCGATGAAGTGAGCTATAACGCCGGTTATACCAACGTTCATGAGCTTATTCCTTGGCGTACGATTACGGGCCGTCAGCAGTTTTATCAAGATCATCCGTGGATGCAGGCTTTTGGGGAACAAATGCAACAGTATCGTCCACCGATTGATACCAAAACCACTGAGATAGTCAAAAACGCTAAGCCCAATGGTAATAAAGAAATTGTGCTTAACTTTTTAACACCACATCAAAAGTGGGGTATCCATAGCACGTATTCTGACAACTTATTGATGCTGACCCTGAGCCGTGGCGGCCCTTGTGTCTGGATGTCAGAAGTTGATGCGGCCAAAGCAGGTATCGTCGATAACGACTGGATTGAGCTGTTCAATGCTAACGGCGCTCTCACCGCTCGTGCCATCGTCAGTCAGCGCGTCAAAGAAGGCATGACCATGATGTATCACGCTCAGGAAAAACTGGTCAATATTCCTGGTTCTGAGCAGACCGGTACTCGTGGCGGTATTCACAACTCAATGACCCGTACTATCTTGAAGCCTACCCATATGATTGGCAGCTATGCTCAGCAGTCTTATGGCTTTAACTATTATGGAACGGTGGGTTGTAACCGTGATGAGTTTGTTGTTATCCGTAAAATGTCAAAAATTGACTGGTTAGAAGACAAGCCAGATGATTCATTGCCGCGCCCACTGCCGACCAGCATTGAAGGGTAA
- a CDS encoding peptidylprolyl isomerase has protein sequence MTVSTYNPADHVNCDTHAPNSSTVADKTAMDTSTITNKDDIVHLMPTLTDLKKPHSDQEFIEKAMAEERSNHKNLIASSRDELPSVLVNGVMIDRTAIAQELQYHPAENKEDAVFLATQALVVRELLRLAVLSDSSLGESAWDEDEEKAISSLIDKNVKATTPNNAICERYYEQNITDFMTDPIMSARHILLACLPEDGDERLKLKKTAYDLIEQINADSNSTAALIELARQHSACPSKEQGGDLGVISKGQTVPEFESTLFKLETGIAPSPIESRYGFHIVEVLNKQPGIQMNYEQVSAAIANKLSQQAFHQSLCDYLFTLTDEAEIQGIEMVLAQENIYRG, from the coding sequence ATGACTGTCAGTACTTATAACCCCGCCGACCACGTTAATTGTGATACTCATGCCCCTAATTCTTCTACTGTAGCAGATAAGACGGCAATGGATACTTCGACTATAACAAACAAGGATGATATCGTTCATCTGATGCCAACCTTGACGGATCTTAAAAAGCCGCATTCTGATCAAGAGTTCATCGAAAAAGCAATGGCAGAAGAGCGTAGCAACCATAAGAACCTAATCGCCTCTAGCCGTGATGAGCTGCCTTCTGTATTGGTCAACGGCGTGATGATTGATAGAACGGCTATTGCTCAAGAGCTACAATATCATCCCGCAGAAAATAAAGAGGACGCAGTGTTTTTAGCGACTCAAGCGTTGGTGGTTCGTGAGTTATTAAGGCTTGCCGTTTTAAGTGACAGCAGTCTAGGCGAATCGGCATGGGACGAAGATGAAGAAAAAGCCATCTCTAGCTTAATTGATAAAAACGTAAAAGCGACCACACCAAATAATGCAATCTGCGAGCGTTATTATGAGCAGAATATAACTGACTTTATGACTGATCCTATTATGTCTGCTCGCCATATATTATTGGCTTGCTTGCCTGAAGATGGTGACGAAAGACTGAAACTCAAAAAAACCGCTTACGACCTGATTGAGCAAATTAACGCAGATAGCAATTCTACTGCGGCACTTATTGAATTAGCGCGTCAGCACTCTGCTTGTCCCTCAAAAGAACAAGGGGGCGATTTGGGTGTCATCAGCAAAGGACAAACCGTACCGGAATTTGAGAGCACATTATTTAAGTTAGAGACCGGTATAGCGCCTAGTCCTATCGAAAGCAGATATGGCTTTCACATTGTTGAGGTGCTCAATAAACAGCCCGGAATACAAATGAATTATGAGCAAGTAAGCGCTGCGATAGCCAATAAGCTGAGTCAACAAGCCTTTCATCAGTCGCTTTGTGATTACTTATTTACCTTAACTGATGAAGCGGAAATACAAGGAATTGAGATGGTGCTGGCACAAGAAAATATATATCGCGGTTAG
- the narI gene encoding respiratory nitrate reductase subunit gamma yields the protein MNIADPGMQSLANLNWLQIFTFGIYPYIALTVAIVGTWVRFDLSQYSWKTGSTQMLRSKNMRWASNLFHVGIIVVLLGHLFGMLTPHFLYEPFISAGRKQVVAVIVGGIAGVFCWIGLVMLMWRRFTDDRISNTSSFSDKLILVLLFIQLNLGLASIFTSVQHLDGLTMMNLAGWAQDITILRPWHAAARIEQTDIIYQLHMALGITLVMIFPFTRLIHIISAPVWYLGRRYQIVRQKSSQ from the coding sequence ATGAATATTGCAGATCCTGGTATGCAGTCTTTAGCCAATCTAAATTGGCTACAAATATTCACTTTTGGTATTTATCCCTATATTGCATTGACCGTCGCTATCGTTGGTACTTGGGTACGTTTTGATTTGTCTCAGTACTCATGGAAGACTGGGTCGACGCAGATGCTACGAAGCAAGAATATGCGCTGGGCCAGCAATCTATTTCATGTGGGTATTATCGTCGTGCTACTGGGACATCTATTCGGTATGTTAACACCGCATTTTCTTTATGAGCCCTTTATCAGTGCGGGACGCAAACAAGTGGTAGCGGTAATCGTCGGCGGTATCGCGGGGGTGTTTTGCTGGATTGGCTTGGTCATGCTCATGTGGCGACGCTTTACTGATGATCGTATCTCCAATACCTCATCGTTCTCAGACAAGCTGATACTGGTGTTGTTATTTATTCAGCTTAACCTAGGTTTAGCGTCTATCTTCACCTCTGTCCAACATTTGGATGGCTTGACGATGATGAATTTAGCGGGCTGGGCGCAAGACATCACTATCTTAAGACCGTGGCATGCAGCAGCACGTATCGAGCAAACCGATATCATTTATCAGCTACATATGGCGCTGGGTATTACGCTAGTAATGATCTTTCCGTTTACCCGATTGATTCATATTATTAGTGCACCCGTTTGGTATCTTGGTCGTCGCTATCAGATTGTTAGGCAAAAGAGCTCGCAATAA
- the moaB gene encoding molybdenum cofactor biosynthesis protein B produces the protein MSKPAAEFIPLSIAVLTVSDSRTLAQDTSGQYLVDQLMSAGHQLADRQLITDDIYHIRAVISGWIADPNVHAVITTGGTGFYIRDSMPEAVNVLFDKSIDGFGEMFRLISKDDIGMSTVQSRAVAGMANGTGIFCLPGSSGACRTGWEGILKDQFDSRTRPCNFVPHFMRINPSHD, from the coding sequence ATGTCCAAGCCCGCTGCAGAATTTATTCCGCTTAGTATTGCTGTTTTAACTGTTTCTGACTCTCGCACTTTAGCACAAGACACATCAGGTCAATATCTGGTCGATCAGCTGATGTCAGCGGGACATCAGTTAGCAGATCGCCAACTCATTACTGATGACATTTATCATATTCGAGCTGTTATCAGTGGCTGGATTGCAGATCCCAATGTCCATGCGGTTATCACCACCGGCGGTACTGGCTTTTATATTAGAGACAGCATGCCAGAAGCGGTTAATGTGTTATTTGACAAGTCCATTGATGGTTTCGGTGAGATGTTCCGTTTGATCTCAAAAGACGATATTGGCATGTCTACCGTACAGTCGCGAGCGGTTGCAGGGATGGCAAACGGTACCGGTATTTTCTGCCTGCCTGGATCATCAGGGGCTTGCCGTACTGGTTGGGAAGGCATATTAAAAGACCAGTTCGATAGCCGCACCCGTCCGTGTAATTTCGTACCCCATTTTATGCGCATCAATCCTAGCCATGACTGA
- the narH gene encoding nitrate reductase subunit beta has protein sequence MKIRSQVGMVLNLDKCIGCHTCSVTCKNVWTSREGMEYAWFNNVESKPGIGYPKEWENQTKWKGGWIRNANGTINPRIGGKFRVLANIFANPDLPEIDDYYEPFDFDYQHLHTAPISNHQPIARPRSLISGKRMQKIEWGPNWEEILGTEFEKRRKDKNFDNIQADIYGEYENTFMMYLPRLCEHCLNPTCVAACPSGAIYKREEDGIVLIDQEKCRGWRMCISGCPYKKIYYNWKSGKSEKCIFCYPRIEAGLPTVCSETCVGRIRYLGVLLYDADKIAEAASTPNEKDIYPAQLDLFLDPNDPVVIAQALKDGVPQSVIDSAQRSPVYKLAVEWKLALPLHPEYRTLPMVWYVPPLSPIQNAAEAGKVGMDGLIPDVDSLRIPLRYLANLLTAGDEEPVRLALKRLLAMRSYKRMQLVEKQEVQSILDDVGLTKIQVEEMYRYLAIANYEDRFVIPTAHREEALSDAFAERGGCGFTFGEGCSGSTDNSMFGQRKTNRRDFIDTVQKWES, from the coding sequence ATGAAAATTCGTTCGCAAGTCGGCATGGTGCTTAACCTTGATAAATGTATCGGTTGTCACACCTGCTCAGTTACCTGTAAAAACGTTTGGACCAGCCGTGAAGGCATGGAATATGCGTGGTTTAATAACGTCGAATCCAAGCCCGGTATTGGCTATCCCAAAGAATGGGAAAATCAAACCAAATGGAAAGGCGGTTGGATACGCAATGCTAACGGCACTATTAATCCTCGCATTGGTGGTAAGTTCAGAGTGTTGGCTAATATTTTTGCCAACCCTGATTTGCCAGAGATTGACGATTATTACGAACCGTTTGATTTTGATTATCAGCATCTTCATACCGCGCCTATCAGCAATCACCAACCTATTGCCCGCCCGCGCTCATTGATTTCTGGCAAGCGCATGCAAAAGATAGAGTGGGGCCCTAACTGGGAAGAGATTCTAGGTACTGAGTTTGAAAAAAGACGCAAAGATAAGAACTTCGATAATATCCAAGCGGATATCTACGGAGAGTACGAGAATACATTCATGATGTATCTGCCACGTCTTTGTGAGCATTGCTTGAACCCAACTTGCGTGGCGGCGTGCCCTAGTGGCGCTATTTACAAGCGTGAAGAAGACGGTATTGTACTGATTGATCAGGAAAAATGTCGTGGCTGGCGGATGTGTATCTCAGGTTGCCCGTATAAAAAGATTTACTATAACTGGAAATCGGGAAAATCTGAAAAATGTATCTTCTGCTATCCGCGTATTGAAGCCGGTTTGCCGACTGTCTGTTCAGAAACTTGTGTAGGCCGTATCCGCTATTTAGGCGTGCTGTTATATGACGCTGACAAAATCGCCGAGGCTGCCAGTACGCCAAACGAAAAAGACATTTACCCCGCGCAATTGGATTTATTTTTAGATCCTAATGATCCTGTTGTTATTGCGCAAGCATTAAAAGATGGGGTCCCGCAGTCAGTTATCGATTCTGCCCAGCGCTCACCGGTATATAAGTTGGCAGTGGAGTGGAAGCTTGCCTTACCGCTACATCCTGAGTATCGCACCTTGCCAATGGTCTGGTATGTGCCACCATTATCACCGATTCAAAATGCTGCTGAAGCCGGAAAGGTAGGCATGGATGGACTTATTCCAGATGTGGACAGCCTACGTATACCGCTGCGTTATTTAGCCAATCTACTGACCGCCGGTGATGAAGAGCCCGTTCGTCTTGCTCTAAAACGGCTACTTGCTATGCGAAGCTATAAGCGTATGCAGTTGGTCGAAAAGCAAGAAGTTCAAAGCATATTGGACGATGTGGGTCTGACCAAAATTCAAGTTGAAGAGATGTATCGTTATCTGGCGATTGCCAACTATGAAGACCGCTTCGTCATTCCAACGGCGCATCGCGAAGAAGCGTTGAGTGATGCATTTGCTGAACGTGGTGGCTGTGGATTCACCTTTGGCGAGGGCTGTTCTGGTTCTACTGATAATAGTATGTTCGGACAGCGTAAAACCAACCGTCGCGACTTTATTGATACTGTCCAAAAGTGGGAATCATAA
- the moaA gene encoding GTP 3',8-cyclase MoaA, whose amino-acid sequence MTYHSPTIGSAQLYSSVSTPASFDIDDHTASSVATVPNDSSISHHQPLTDNFARQLTYLRLSITDFCNFRCEYCLPNGYQGKRPDDELSVSEIATLIRGFAQVGTRKVRITGGEPSIRRDVVDIIQTIKQTPGIETVAMTSNGYKLGKHLANWQAAGLNQINISMDSFDADTFHKVTGFNMLPQLMTDMDQLLETTDIKLKINSVLMAETAFQNLITAMDYVKNRPVTYRFIEFMQTSDNSDLFFAQHAQAETITDYLLDHGWQTNDHGSADGPAIEYSHPDYLGRIGMIAPYAAHFCDNCNRLRVSSLGKVHLCLFDEGNYDIREHLRQNDVEGLMATLQSFMPIKPEHHHLHDSNSGMMNNLSMIGG is encoded by the coding sequence ATGACTTATCACAGCCCCACAATAGGGAGTGCTCAATTGTATTCTTCTGTTTCAACACCTGCTAGCTTTGATATTGACGATCACACAGCATCGTCGGTAGCAACTGTGCCTAATGATTCCTCTATCAGCCACCATCAGCCTTTAACAGATAATTTTGCACGCCAATTAACTTACCTACGTTTATCCATCACTGATTTCTGTAACTTCCGTTGTGAATACTGCTTGCCTAATGGCTATCAGGGCAAGCGTCCTGATGACGAGTTAAGCGTGTCTGAAATTGCTACCTTGATTCGTGGGTTTGCCCAAGTAGGGACACGAAAAGTGCGGATCACAGGTGGTGAGCCTTCTATTCGCCGTGATGTCGTGGACATTATCCAAACCATAAAGCAGACGCCTGGCATTGAAACCGTAGCGATGACCAGTAATGGGTATAAGCTTGGCAAGCATTTAGCCAATTGGCAAGCTGCTGGACTGAATCAGATCAATATCAGTATGGATAGCTTCGATGCGGATACCTTTCATAAGGTGACCGGCTTTAATATGTTGCCGCAGTTAATGACTGATATGGATCAGCTGTTAGAGACCACGGATATTAAGCTAAAAATAAACAGTGTCTTGATGGCAGAAACCGCTTTTCAAAATCTGATAACGGCGATGGACTATGTGAAAAATCGTCCGGTGACGTACCGCTTTATCGAATTTATGCAGACCAGTGACAACAGCGACTTATTTTTTGCCCAGCATGCGCAAGCTGAGACTATTACTGATTATTTGTTAGACCACGGCTGGCAGACCAACGATCATGGTAGCGCTGATGGCCCAGCAATAGAATACAGTCATCCGGATTATCTCGGACGCATTGGTATGATTGCCCCGTATGCGGCTCACTTTTGTGATAACTGTAACCGTCTACGTGTCAGCAGCTTGGGTAAAGTGCATCTGTGTTTATTTGACGAAGGTAACTACGATATTCGTGAGCACCTACGTCAGAATGATGTGGAAGGTCTGATGGCCACACTACAAAGCTTTATGCCTATCAAGCCTGAGCATCATCACTTGCATGACTCTAATAGTGGCATGATGAATAATTTATCAATGATTGGTGGTTAG